The genomic segment TTTCCCAAAAGGCGTTCCCGGATCCGGACTGCCCGCCGCATCTGTACGCGGACGGGAAAAATCCGCAGTACCGCTACTACAAAATTTTAAACGACTATACCAACCGCATCAGCCATCTCCTGTCCGGCGGCAGGCATGCGGCAACCGCGGCAGTCCTGTACCATGCCGAAGCCGAGTGGTCGGGGCCGGCGATGTATTTTCACAAGCCCGTAAAAGTGCTGATGCAGCGGCAAATCGATTGTGATGTCATTCCGGCCGATGTGCTACTTAAGGGTTCGAGCGTACGCGAAGGCAGACTGCGCGTGCATCTGGAGGATTACGCATGCCTGATCGTACCGTATGCGGAGGCGCTGCCGGCGGCCTTGATCCGGCGTGTCGTTCAACTAGCCGGGCAGGGCGTAGCCGTTCGTTTCGTCGAAGGGCTGCCGGCCCGGTCCAGCGAGGGCGATGAGGTGAGTGCCGAGCTGTCGCTGCTTGCCGGACATCCGAACGTGAGTGTAGTCGCTCTGGACAAGCTGGCGCCGGGGTTAATCGAAGACGGACATTACGATATCCGCGCCGACGCCTACGAGCCGTATCTTCGGAGCTATCGTTATGTGCATGACGGATTGGAGACGTTCATGTTTTTTAACGAGCATCCGAACCGGACTGTTCGCACCAAGGTTGCGCTGCCCGTCGAAGGCGACGTGTATGCCTACGATGCATTCATAAACCGGTTAACCAGATTAAACGTCGAAGACATTAACATTAACGGCGTTAACGCGTGGAAAGGGACTTCGATCTCGCTTGTTCTCGAGCCGTACGAATCCGTTATCGTGCTTCAGGGTTCCGGTCTTACGGCGTATTCGGCAATTCCGCGACCTTCCGCAGGTGAGGCAAGTTCGGCAAGTTCAGCAAATTCTTCGGCAGGTTCGGTAGGCTCGACGATCCAGCTGCGCGGCGAATGGACCGTATCCATCGCAGATGCCGAGCGATACCCTCAGTTTACGGCATGGGGCAAGCTGACCGGGCTGACGGATATGAGCGGGCCGGAAGCGTTGCCGCGATTCTCGGGAACGATCCGTTACGAGGTCGATTTCGAGTGGGACGAAGACCGATCCGAGCGGGGCGAGTTCGAGTTGGACGAATCCGGCGCCGGCGAGGTTTTGCTCGATTTGGGCGAGGCGTACGAGACGGCGGAGGCGTGGCTCAACGGCGAGCGAGCGGGCGTACGAATCTGTCCCCCGTACCGGATGGAGGCAACAGGCCTGCTCAGGAAAGGCAAAAACCGTCTGGTCGTGGAAGTCACGAATACGCTGGCGAAGGAGCAGCGGGACTTCCTGTCCGCCTATGCGCAGCAGGAGCCGAGCGGGCTGCTCGGGCCCGTTCGGCTCATAAAGATGCGGAAGGGGTGACCGGCGGCGCGCAGCAAGACCGTTAATCGGCACCGGTCAGATGCAGATTCCGAAACTGGAGCGGGGTCATGCCCTCCGTACGCCGGAAGCACGAGCTGAAATAACTCGCCTGCGAGAAGCCGGTCTCCAGCGCGATTTGCTTGACGGACAGCTGCGTGGAGGCCAGCAGGCGCTTCGCGTGGATTAGCCTGGATTCCAAAAGGAAGTCCGGAAACGATTTTCCGAACGTCGCGCTGAACTTGCGGCTGAAATGGTGCGCGCTGTAGCCGGCCAGCGCCGCCGCCTGTTCAATCGTAAACGGCTCGCGGCTGCGGGCGCGCACGTAATTGGCTGCCGTACGGATCCGGTCTGCGGCGGAGCTGGCGGGAACGTTCAATCGCGACGACGTTTCCTGCAATCTGGCCAGCAGCTCATAAAGCGTCCCGGCCAGGCTGTATTCGTCGTCGATCTGGTAGTACCGTCCCAGCCCCAGCAATCGATCGAGCAGCGCTTCGACAGGGGGCAGGTCCGACAGGGCGAACAGCCACGGTCCGTCGAGCCCCTTCCCGTCGAGCAGCTCCTCGAGGCGTTCGCCGAAGAAATGCACCCACCTGATATGCCACGGTTCGCCGGCATCGGAGCGGTACACCTGCCTGAGGCCGGGGCCGTACAGGAACCCTTGTCCCCGCGTCAACTCGTAGCGCTGTCCGTCCGTCTCAAGATATCCTTTCCCGTCCAGCACGATATGCAAATTGTATAGGCGGTCCATACGGCTCTCCTTGGTCCGGTATTCGCGGCTCACGGCATGCTCCGGAAAATGGCTGTAGCCTCCGATAAAATCCGGAAAGCAAACATGCCTGGGAAACAAGGGCTTCGGCAGGAAGATATGCTCGCGCATGGCACGCACCTCAATCCACGGAATTTTAAAGGGTGAAGGTAAGATTGCGGCAACATCGGTCAGTTGTCGTTGTCCCGATAACAACATTTTAATAGAAGTCGCACGTATTTGTCATTTAAACGCGGCAGTGACTCCTCTAAAATGTAGGTATCGATAAGCGAGGGGAGCCGAACAAAGCGATGGCAAAATCGATCCGAATGGATGAACTGCGGCTGGGCGTCTGCTACTACCCGGAGCATTGGCCGGAGGATCTGTGGGAAGACGACTTCCGCCGCATGCGGGAGATGAACATTACGGTCGTGCGCATGGCGGAGTTCGCCTGGGCGATGCTGGAGCCGGAGGAGGGACGCTTCGACTTCTCCTTCTTCGTTCGGGCCTTGGACCTGGCGCACGCGAATGGCATCCAGGTTATTCTGGGCACGCCGACCGCGACGCCGCCCGCCTGGCTGACGCACAAGTATCCCGAGGTGCTGAACGCAAGCGTGGACGGCGTTATATATCGGCATGGCATGCGGCGCCACTACAACTATAGCAGCCCGCTCTACCGGCAATTTTGCGAGCGCATCGTACGCAATATGGTGGAGGCGTACAAGGATCATCCGGCGGTCATCGGCTGGCAGATCGACAATGAGCTGAACTGCGAAACGAACGTTTTCTACGCAGAAGCCGATCATGTCGCGTTCCGCGAGTGGCTGAAGGAGCGTTACGCCTCGCTCTCCGCCTTGAACAAAGCGTGGGGCACCGTCTTTTGGAGCCAGACTTATACCGATTGGGAGCAGGTCCATCTCACGCGGCCGATGGTCAATCCATCGCCGAATCCGCATCTGGCGCTGGACGAAAAGCGGTTCATCTCCGACAATACGATCTCGTTCGCGAAGCTGCAGGCCGACATCATCCGC from the Cohnella hashimotonis genome contains:
- a CDS encoding helix-turn-helix transcriptional regulator, which translates into the protein MREHIFLPKPLFPRHVCFPDFIGGYSHFPEHAVSREYRTKESRMDRLYNLHIVLDGKGYLETDGQRYELTRGQGFLYGPGLRQVYRSDAGEPWHIRWVHFFGERLEELLDGKGLDGPWLFALSDLPPVEALLDRLLGLGRYYQIDDEYSLAGTLYELLARLQETSSRLNVPASSAADRIRTAANYVRARSREPFTIEQAAALAGYSAHHFSRKFSATFGKSFPDFLLESRLIHAKRLLASTQLSVKQIALETGFSQASYFSSCFRRTEGMTPLQFRNLHLTGAD
- a CDS encoding glycosylhydrolase-like jelly roll fold domain-containing protein, with the translated sequence MNDRLQEVLEGKGQNYILPFLWQHGEEERAIREELARVHEAGIGAVCIESRPHPDFLGPKWWADMDIVMDEARKRGMKVWLLDDDHFPTGHAVGKVKAAPEALHRVFLGERHIDVVGPARGASLLLDTLLLSGLRPTVSTPGSASGKNKLISVVAVRRDSSGGSLLADCVDITDLVQDGVLYWDIPEGYWRVFIVSENKDGGSQAQADYINPLHPDSVRVLIDTVYEAVYSRYKADFGKTFAGFFSDEPGFYNDKTTFDFDSKPGKQGIVLPWSAELPALLAQALGDDYRERLHLLWHDAGERSHAVRYAYMNIVSKLYGENFCNQIGAWCSERGVEYIGHVLEDNNVHARLGSGAGHFFRALAGQHMSGIDVVLWQIVPGFDEVPFRWPAGETDSEFFHYGLAKLGVSLAHIDPKKQGRTMCEVFGAYGWAEGLKLMKWLTDHMLVRGVNYFVPHAFSQKAFPDPDCPPHLYADGKNPQYRYYKILNDYTNRISHLLSGGRHAATAAVLYHAEAEWSGPAMYFHKPVKVLMQRQIDCDVIPADVLLKGSSVREGRLRVHLEDYACLIVPYAEALPAALIRRVVQLAGQGVAVRFVEGLPARSSEGDEVSAELSLLAGHPNVSVVALDKLAPGLIEDGHYDIRADAYEPYLRSYRYVHDGLETFMFFNEHPNRTVRTKVALPVEGDVYAYDAFINRLTRLNVEDININGVNAWKGTSISLVLEPYESVIVLQGSGLTAYSAIPRPSAGEASSASSANSSAGSVGSTIQLRGEWTVSIADAERYPQFTAWGKLTGLTDMSGPEALPRFSGTIRYEVDFEWDEDRSERGEFELDESGAGEVLLDLGEAYETAEAWLNGERAGVRICPPYRMEATGLLRKGKNRLVVEVTNTLAKEQRDFLSAYAQQEPSGLLGPVRLIKMRKG